In a genomic window of Kineococcus mangrovi:
- a CDS encoding DUF3817 domain-containing protein translates to MTSGPLAARWFRLIATFEAISWTALLIAMFLKWVVHAPHEGGVPVVGMVHGIGFVVYLLSTLWAARTMRWTVKTLVVGLAAGVPPFGTIVFERWLLRQGLLTRRSRRSAPAAAAPSRG, encoded by the coding sequence ATGACGTCCGGGCCGCTCGCCGCCCGCTGGTTCCGCCTCATCGCCACGTTCGAGGCGATCTCGTGGACCGCGCTGCTCATCGCGATGTTCCTCAAGTGGGTCGTCCACGCCCCCCACGAGGGCGGGGTCCCGGTCGTGGGGATGGTCCACGGGATCGGGTTCGTCGTCTACCTGCTCTCGACGTTGTGGGCCGCCCGCACGATGCGCTGGACGGTCAAGACCCTCGTGGTCGGTCTCGCGGCGGGGGTCCCCCCGTTCGGCACCATCGTCTTCGAGCGCTGGCTGCTGCGCCAGGGCCTGCTCACCAGGCGATCGCGTCGAAGCGCGCCCGCAGCCGCCGCCCCTTCGCGGGGTTGA
- a CDS encoding ABC transporter permease, with product MPVRDLFPVPRLLVGDTFDVAFDWITTHLAWLFDAIAWVTGGATELLTDALAWPPPVVLALALAILGVLLRSVTFGVVSFAGLLLVISMELWTEAMETLALVLTATIAATVIAVPVGILAARYDRFSTVLRPVLDFMQTMPAFVYLVPAVTLFSIGTVPGVVVTIIFAMPPGVRLNELGIRQVDAEVVEAGNAFGGSPRQILRGIQLPLALPTIMAGVNQVIMLALSMAVIAGLIGANGLGSTVTTAISRLNVGLGVEAGLSVVVIAIYLDRITGALGTDGGLLRALRRRGAAGTSRVTRSAAKEPAGV from the coding sequence ATGCCCGTGCGTGACCTGTTCCCCGTCCCCCGACTGCTCGTCGGGGACACCTTCGACGTCGCCTTCGACTGGATCACGACCCACCTGGCGTGGTTGTTCGACGCGATCGCCTGGGTGACCGGGGGGGCCACGGAGCTGTTGACCGACGCGCTGGCCTGGCCGCCGCCGGTCGTCCTGGCGCTGGCGCTGGCGATCCTGGGGGTGCTGCTGCGTTCGGTGACCTTCGGTGTCGTCTCCTTCGCCGGTCTGCTCCTGGTCATCAGCATGGAGCTGTGGACCGAGGCGATGGAAACCCTCGCCCTGGTGCTGACCGCCACCATCGCCGCGACGGTGATCGCTGTTCCCGTGGGGATCCTCGCCGCCCGGTACGACCGGTTCAGCACCGTTCTCCGGCCCGTCCTGGACTTCATGCAGACGATGCCCGCGTTCGTCTACCTCGTCCCGGCCGTCACCCTCTTCAGCATCGGCACCGTCCCGGGCGTGGTGGTCACCATCATCTTCGCGATGCCTCCCGGGGTCCGCCTCAACGAACTCGGCATCCGCCAGGTCGACGCGGAGGTCGTCGAGGCCGGCAACGCGTTCGGCGGGTCCCCGCGGCAGATCCTGCGCGGCATCCAGTTGCCCCTGGCCCTGCCGACGATCATGGCCGGCGTCAACCAGGTGATCATGCTGGCCCTGTCCATGGCCGTCATCGCCGGCCTCATCGGCGCCAACGGGCTCGGGTCCACCGTGACCACCGCCATCTCCCGCCTGAACGTCGGCCTGGGGGTCGAGGCCGGTCTCTCGGTCGTCGTCATCGCCATCTACCTGGACCGGATCACCGGCGCCCTCGGCACCGACGGCGGTCTGCTGCGCGCCCTGCGCCGGCGGGGAGCGGCCGGGACCTCCAGGGTCACGCGGTCGGCGGCGAAAGAACCCGCCGGCGTCTGA
- a CDS encoding reverse transcriptase family protein, whose protein sequence is MPDRRGEPADPVAAALAAAFLDGPWTVADLDRRGRWAVGRPRARWVRQLAGTVLERFPRPPLDEPRALRAFVAGSTPYARARAAASGAGEPLRVAHLAATTTAMGRDRWGVPGLDTVADLAAFLDLDDAHLDWFADLHRFQVRAPAGPLHHYRSRWAGKRGAPRLLEAPLPRLKVVQRTLLHRVLARFPVHDAAHGFVPGRSALTGASQHVRARTVVRFDLEGFFAAVPAGRVFGLFRQGGYPEPVAHALTGLVTHVTPLTVLRAMPDGGSGDERHRLRRNLSRAHLPQGAPTSPALANLVVLGLDRRLAGWARAGGLTYTRYADDLTFSAADGLDPHRLRRAVVAIAADEGFRLNAAKTRVRGAGARQLVTGLVVNERLNVPREEFDRLKAVLHHCAQHGPDGQDREGHPDFRAHLLGRIARVEAVNPAKGRRLRARFDAIAW, encoded by the coding sequence GTGCCTGACCGCCGGGGCGAGCCCGCCGACCCCGTCGCCGCGGCGCTCGCGGCGGCGTTCCTCGACGGCCCCTGGACGGTGGCCGACCTCGACCGGCGCGGTCGGTGGGCCGTGGGACGGCCCCGGGCGCGCTGGGTCCGGCAGCTCGCCGGGACCGTCCTGGAACGGTTCCCGCGTCCTCCGCTCGACGAACCCCGCGCGCTGCGGGCGTTCGTGGCGGGGTCCACCCCGTACGCGCGGGCCCGTGCCGCCGCGTCCGGAGCGGGCGAGCCCCTGCGGGTCGCGCACCTGGCCGCGACGACGACCGCGATGGGCCGCGACCGGTGGGGGGTGCCGGGTCTGGACACCGTCGCCGACCTCGCCGCGTTCCTCGACCTCGACGACGCCCACCTGGACTGGTTCGCCGACCTGCACCGCTTCCAGGTCCGCGCCCCCGCCGGGCCGCTGCACCACTACCGGTCGCGGTGGGCCGGGAAACGGGGTGCCCCGCGGCTGCTCGAGGCGCCGCTGCCGCGGCTGAAGGTGGTGCAGCGCACGCTGCTGCACCGGGTGCTGGCCCGGTTCCCGGTGCACGACGCCGCGCACGGTTTCGTCCCGGGCCGGTCGGCGTTGACGGGGGCCTCGCAGCACGTGCGGGCCCGGACCGTCGTCCGCTTCGACCTGGAGGGGTTCTTCGCCGCCGTCCCGGCCGGGCGGGTCTTCGGGTTGTTCCGCCAGGGCGGGTACCCCGAACCCGTCGCGCACGCGCTGACGGGTCTGGTCACCCACGTCACCCCGCTGACGGTGCTGCGGGCCATGCCCGACGGTGGCTCGGGGGACGAGCGGCACCGGTTGCGCCGCAACCTGTCCCGGGCGCACCTGCCGCAGGGGGCGCCGACGTCACCGGCGCTGGCGAACCTGGTCGTGCTCGGGCTGGACCGTCGCCTGGCCGGCTGGGCGCGGGCCGGGGGCCTGACGTACACGCGCTACGCGGACGACCTGACGTTCTCCGCGGCCGACGGCCTCGACCCGCACCGGCTGCGACGGGCGGTGGTGGCGATCGCCGCCGACGAGGGGTTCCGGCTCAACGCGGCCAAGACGCGGGTGCGGGGGGCCGGGGCGCGCCAGCTCGTCACGGGCCTGGTCGTCAACGAGCGGCTCAACGTGCCGCGCGAGGAGTTCGACCGGCTCAAGGCCGTGCTGCACCACTGCGCGCAGCACGGCCCGGACGGTCAGGACCGGGAGGGCCACCCGGACTTCCGCGCCCACCTGCTCGGCCGCATCGCCCGGGTGGAGGCCGTCAACCCCGCGAAGGGGCGGCGGCTGCGGGCGCGCTTCGACGCGATCGCCTGGTGA
- a CDS encoding quaternary amine ABC transporter ATP-binding protein, with translation MPDVHARGLFKVFGRKPEEAVQRLRDGATAAELRAEGISAAVVDVDLDVAPGEIFVVMGLSGSGKSTLIRMLNGLLRPSAGTVEIDGQDITALDETGLRRVRQDTMSMVFQHFALLPHRTALDNAAYALELRGVPTQERRATAARALRRVGLGGWEDRYPGDLSGGMQQRVGLARALAAGTDLLLMDEAFSALDPLIRREMQDELLTLQEELGQTIVFITHDLNEAMRLGDRVMVMRDGRSVQVGTPQEILLDPVDSYVAQFLADVDRARVLTAADVSRRTGRGDGADAVPSSAPVGRVSADTPLADLLEPMAATGAPITVVDEAGNPQGFVETADVLGALSAATAPPTGESPRAAAEKEDARA, from the coding sequence GTGCCGGACGTGCACGCGCGAGGACTGTTCAAGGTGTTCGGCAGGAAGCCCGAGGAGGCCGTCCAGCGGTTGCGGGACGGGGCCACGGCCGCCGAGCTGCGGGCCGAGGGGATCTCGGCCGCGGTCGTCGACGTCGATCTCGACGTCGCTCCGGGCGAGATCTTCGTCGTCATGGGGTTGTCCGGATCGGGCAAGTCCACGCTCATCCGCATGCTCAACGGGCTGCTCAGGCCCAGCGCCGGCACCGTGGAGATCGACGGCCAGGACATCACGGCCCTCGACGAGACCGGTCTGCGGCGAGTGCGGCAGGACACCATGAGCATGGTCTTCCAGCACTTCGCGCTCCTGCCGCACCGCACCGCCCTCGACAACGCCGCGTACGCCCTCGAGCTGCGGGGTGTCCCGACGCAGGAACGCCGCGCCACCGCCGCCCGGGCACTGCGGCGCGTCGGCCTGGGCGGCTGGGAGGACCGCTACCCCGGTGACCTGTCCGGCGGGATGCAGCAGCGCGTCGGTCTGGCCCGTGCGCTGGCCGCCGGTACGGACCTGCTGCTGATGGACGAGGCGTTCAGCGCCCTCGACCCGCTGATCCGTCGCGAGATGCAGGACGAGCTGCTCACCCTGCAGGAGGAACTCGGGCAGACCATCGTCTTCATCACCCACGACCTCAACGAGGCCATGCGCCTGGGCGACAGGGTGATGGTCATGCGCGACGGGCGCAGCGTCCAGGTGGGCACGCCGCAGGAGATCCTCCTCGATCCCGTCGATTCGTACGTCGCCCAGTTCCTGGCCGACGTCGACCGGGCCCGCGTCCTCACGGCTGCTGACGTCAGCAGGAGAACCGGTCGCGGCGACGGTGCGGACGCCGTCCCGTCCAGCGCCCCCGTGGGCCGGGTCAGCGCCGACACCCCGCTGGCCGACCTGCTCGAACCCATGGCCGCCACCGGTGCCCCCATCACCGTCGTCGACGAGGCCGGCAACCCGCAGGGGTTCGTGGAGACCGCGGACGTCCTCGGTGCCCTGAGCGCCGCGACCGCCCCCCCGACCGGGGAGAGCCCCCGGGCCGCAGCGGAGAAGGAGGATGCCCGTGCGTGA
- a CDS encoding TIGR03620 family F420-dependent LLM class oxidoreductase, translating into MSVISLWGGGPWQDPSRAEEAREVAAEVEELGYHRLWFSGGFEPGVLPAFGELLDATRTLGVASGIVSIWTATPDQSAEAFARLEAEHPGRFLLGLGNSHAPAVEGQGQRYDKPYTRTVEYLDALGDRVPSERVVLAALGPRMLELARDRTAGAHPYFVTVEHTVAARAALGAGSWLAPEAAVVLDEDPATARATAREHLATYLALPNYTNNLRRYGWGDDDLLHGGSDRLVDELVAWGSLDQVVAGVRRHVDAGADEVALQVLGGRGGFPRAAFRELAGALSG; encoded by the coding sequence ATGAGCGTGATCAGTCTGTGGGGCGGCGGCCCGTGGCAGGACCCGTCGAGGGCCGAGGAGGCGAGGGAGGTCGCGGCCGAGGTCGAGGAGCTGGGCTACCACCGCCTGTGGTTCTCCGGCGGTTTCGAGCCCGGTGTCCTGCCCGCCTTCGGGGAACTGCTCGACGCGACCCGCACCCTCGGGGTCGCCAGCGGCATCGTCAGCATCTGGACGGCCACCCCCGACCAGTCCGCGGAGGCGTTCGCGCGCCTGGAGGCCGAGCACCCGGGGCGGTTCCTGCTGGGGCTGGGCAACTCCCACGCCCCGGCGGTCGAGGGGCAGGGGCAGCGGTACGACAAGCCGTACACGCGCACGGTCGAGTACCTCGACGCGCTCGGCGACCGGGTCCCGTCCGAGCGGGTGGTCCTGGCCGCGCTCGGGCCGAGGATGCTGGAGCTGGCCCGCGACCGGACCGCGGGGGCGCACCCCTACTTCGTGACGGTCGAGCACACCGTCGCCGCCCGCGCGGCGCTGGGCGCGGGGTCGTGGCTGGCCCCCGAGGCGGCCGTCGTCCTGGACGAGGACCCCGCCACCGCGCGGGCCACGGCCCGCGAGCACCTGGCGACGTACCTCGCGCTGCCGAACTACACGAACAACCTCCGCCGCTACGGCTGGGGCGACGACGACCTGCTGCACGGCGGCAGCGACCGCCTCGTCGACGAGCTCGTCGCCTGGGGGTCGCTGGACCAGGTGGTCGCCGGGGTGCGCCGGCACGTCGACGCGGGGGCCGACGAGGTGGCGCTGCAGGTGCTGGGCGGGCGCGGCGGGTTCCCGCGCGCGGCGTTCCGGGAGCTGGCGGGGGCGTTGTCGGGCTGA
- a CDS encoding GGDEF domain-containing protein: MPDLDLRDGRVEAVAFGVFAALHLPGLAVAVLTRSLDALAPVAASAVLWSVLAVVALRAARRDRRAARPIVTVALALDVVVLTLSGLSPPRPGNVTTASVGLLALCAAAALLTRTRHLPFVVLPAAVGQAVLLHAVDGGTSTPRLLADVCTVVAAGVATTGVIAWLEHGRRRALRATTRAAGTDALTGLLNRRGLRDACTGLGGEGVTAVVADIDHFKSINDRHGHDVGDAVLVVVAQALRECSRPDDVLVRLGGEELAWIGRWPDVHAAVGSANRFRDRVAEASTAAGAPVTVSAGVAATGPGPFDLSALLSRADAALYAAKATGRDRVVLG, translated from the coding sequence GTGCCTGACCTCGACCTGCGCGACGGCCGCGTCGAGGCCGTCGCCTTCGGCGTCTTCGCGGCGCTGCACCTGCCCGGTCTCGCGGTCGCCGTGCTGACGCGGAGCCTCGACGCTCTCGCGCCGGTCGCCGCGAGCGCGGTGCTGTGGTCCGTGCTCGCCGTCGTCGCGCTGCGGGCCGCCCGCCGGGACCGTCGCGCCGCCCGTCCGATCGTCACCGTCGCCCTCGCGCTCGACGTCGTGGTCCTCACCCTGAGCGGTCTGTCCCCACCGAGGCCGGGCAACGTCACGACGGCCTCGGTCGGACTGCTGGCGCTGTGCGCCGCGGCCGCTCTCCTGACCCGTACCCGGCACCTGCCGTTCGTCGTCCTGCCGGCCGCCGTCGGACAGGCCGTCCTCCTGCACGCCGTGGACGGCGGTACCTCGACACCGCGACTCCTCGCCGACGTCTGCACCGTCGTCGCCGCGGGCGTGGCGACGACGGGGGTGATCGCCTGGCTCGAGCACGGCCGTCGGCGCGCCCTGCGAGCGACCACGCGGGCGGCCGGCACCGACGCCCTCACGGGGCTGCTGAACCGGCGCGGTCTGCGGGACGCCTGCACCGGGCTGGGCGGGGAGGGTGTCACCGCCGTCGTCGCCGACATCGACCACTTCAAGAGCATCAACGACCGCCACGGGCACGACGTCGGCGACGCCGTCCTCGTCGTCGTGGCCCAGGCCCTGCGAGAGTGTTCCCGGCCCGACGACGTGCTGGTGCGCCTCGGCGGCGAGGAACTCGCCTGGATCGGGCGTTGGCCCGACGTCCACGCCGCGGTCGGTTCCGCCAACCGGTTCCGCGACCGGGTGGCCGAGGCCTCGACGGCCGCCGGCGCACCCGTGACCGTGAGCGCCGGCGTCGCCGCGACCGGCCCTGGCCCCTTCGACCTCTCGGCCCTGCTCTCGCGCGCCGACGCGGCCCTGTACGCGGCCAAGGCGACGGGACGGGACCGCGTCGTCCTCGGGTGA
- a CDS encoding putative bifunctional diguanylate cyclase/phosphodiesterase, whose translation MTRRDVAALAALAVLGLLVALPVATGGAGTVVALVVDVGALALTVLGIRRHRPVLPQAWGAVLALVLAATAATAGCLLTGPGTSWARWGVVAVQVVALALVPFVVRTLRQARVPGRRTWPDVVLTACAGALVVAQVLGMLHETGLGRDPAVLVGTAADIVLAIVLLRILTTRTGTAPATVLVLLAAGLLLAVAALVTARPDLLGGGGHVLHATQSLAVVLLAAAALHPSMRHVGTPCAGGALRGDGQRLLSVLPVFCTVPALWLLGSVHVLPDVAVEVVAPSGYVLACAGVGWAALAVRRAERSAERDPLTDLVNRRGLPGAAEDLRRRLHGRDLHLCLVDLDDFKQINDTRGHAVGDALLVEVSNRLRRAVGRHGVVSRTGGDEFIVVVWTAEDHHGGPADLVLEALDAPFEPDRLPYRVSASIGIAPLRAGVAFEEALVDADVAMYAAKQAGKGRALVYRPQLREKVLGALVVQQELRSLLLQGGRPEDVGELLVVHQPVVDLAGEGGPRVVGVEALVRWDHPRRGLLLPDRFLQHAEDAGLGARLDEHVTGRALRDLARWDAAGAGGLHLAVNLGIGSLHRRGTARWISELTARHGIDPGRVHLEITEHEELPDDPRIAASLREVVAAGFRLDLDDFGIGYTSLSYMRRFPVSTVKLDRSLTTLATGGDTALLEGIAALCRALDVQILAEGVEHADQVAPLRALGVRRAQGHLFGTAMPAADVPGFVRRTGRAGEEVLAG comes from the coding sequence ATGACCAGGCGCGACGTGGCGGCGCTGGCGGCGCTGGCCGTCCTCGGCCTCCTCGTGGCGCTGCCCGTCGCCACCGGTGGCGCGGGGACCGTCGTCGCGCTCGTCGTCGACGTGGGCGCCCTCGCGCTGACGGTCCTCGGGATCCGCCGGCACCGCCCGGTGCTGCCGCAGGCGTGGGGGGCCGTCCTGGCCCTCGTCCTCGCCGCGACGGCGGCGACGGCGGGGTGCCTGCTCACCGGTCCGGGCACGTCGTGGGCCCGGTGGGGCGTCGTCGCCGTGCAGGTGGTCGCCCTCGCCCTCGTGCCCTTCGTGGTCCGCACGCTGCGCCAGGCCCGGGTGCCCGGCCGCCGCACGTGGCCCGACGTCGTCCTCACCGCGTGCGCGGGGGCGCTCGTCGTCGCGCAGGTGCTCGGGATGCTGCACGAGACCGGCCTGGGCCGCGACCCGGCCGTGCTCGTCGGGACGGCCGCCGACATCGTGCTGGCCATCGTCCTGCTGCGGATCCTCACGACCCGCACGGGCACGGCCCCCGCCACGGTCCTCGTGCTGCTGGCGGCGGGGCTGCTGCTGGCCGTGGCGGCGCTCGTCACCGCCCGCCCCGACCTGCTCGGCGGTGGCGGGCACGTGCTGCACGCCACCCAGAGCCTGGCGGTGGTGCTGCTGGCCGCGGCCGCCCTGCACCCGAGCATGCGCCACGTCGGCACCCCCTGCGCGGGTGGTGCGCTGCGCGGTGACGGGCAGCGGCTGCTGAGCGTGCTGCCGGTGTTCTGCACCGTGCCGGCGCTGTGGCTGCTCGGCAGCGTGCACGTGCTGCCGGACGTGGCCGTCGAGGTGGTCGCACCCAGCGGGTACGTCCTGGCCTGCGCGGGCGTCGGTTGGGCCGCGCTCGCGGTGCGGCGGGCCGAGCGCAGCGCCGAGCGCGACCCGCTCACCGACCTGGTGAACCGCCGCGGGCTGCCCGGGGCGGCGGAGGACCTGCGACGACGGCTGCACGGCCGGGACCTGCACCTGTGCCTCGTGGACCTCGACGACTTCAAGCAGATCAACGACACGCGCGGGCACGCCGTCGGCGACGCGCTGCTCGTCGAGGTCTCGAACCGGTTGCGCCGGGCGGTGGGGCGCCACGGGGTCGTGTCCCGCACCGGCGGGGACGAGTTCATCGTCGTCGTGTGGACCGCCGAGGACCACCACGGCGGCCCGGCCGACCTCGTGCTGGAGGCGCTCGACGCGCCCTTCGAGCCCGACCGGTTGCCCTACCGGGTGAGCGCGAGCATCGGGATCGCCCCGCTGCGCGCGGGCGTGGCCTTCGAGGAGGCGCTCGTCGACGCCGACGTCGCGATGTACGCCGCGAAGCAGGCCGGCAAGGGACGCGCCCTGGTCTACCGGCCGCAGCTGCGCGAGAAGGTCCTCGGCGCTCTGGTCGTGCAGCAGGAGCTGAGGTCCCTCCTGCTGCAGGGCGGCCGCCCGGAGGACGTCGGGGAGCTCCTCGTCGTGCACCAGCCGGTCGTGGACCTGGCGGGCGAGGGCGGCCCGCGCGTCGTCGGCGTCGAGGCGCTCGTGCGCTGGGACCACCCCCGCCGCGGGCTCCTGCTGCCCGACCGGTTCCTCCAGCACGCCGAGGACGCGGGGTTGGGGGCGCGCCTGGACGAGCACGTCACCGGCCGGGCGCTGCGCGACCTCGCCCGCTGGGACGCGGCCGGCGCGGGCGGGCTCCACCTGGCCGTGAACCTCGGCATCGGCAGCCTGCACCGCCGGGGCACGGCCCGCTGGATCTCGGAGCTGACCGCCCGCCACGGGATCGACCCCGGCCGGGTGCACCTGGAGATCACCGAGCACGAGGAACTGCCGGACGACCCCCGCATCGCGGCGTCGCTGCGCGAGGTCGTCGCCGCGGGTTTCCGGCTCGACCTCGACGACTTCGGCATCGGCTACACGTCGCTGTCGTACATGCGCCGGTTCCCCGTCTCGACGGTGAAGCTGGACCGCTCGCTGACGACGCTGGCGACCGGCGGGGACACCGCGCTGCTGGAGGGCATCGCCGCGCTGTGCCGGGCGCTGGACGTGCAGATCCTCGCCGAGGGCGTCGAGCACGCCGACCAGGTCGCCCCGCTGCGGGCCCTCGGCGTGCGCCGGGCGCAGGGGCACCTGTTCGGGACGGCGATGCCCGCGGCGGACGTGCCGGGGTTCGTGCGACGCACCGGTCGCGCGGGCGAGGAGGTGCTGGCGGGCTGA